Proteins encoded together in one Synechococcus sp. BL107 window:
- a CDS encoding translation initiation factor, giving the protein MPKGGWQEFSSAESLQRPKGPAAAPTPKADQMVRVQPTRGGKGGKTVTVIRGLELEPDGFKALLKKLKSRIGSGGTTKDGVIELQGDQVDLSLTLLMQEGYRPKRAGG; this is encoded by the coding sequence ATGCCCAAGGGCGGCTGGCAGGAATTCAGCAGCGCCGAGAGTCTGCAGCGACCCAAGGGTCCAGCAGCAGCGCCAACTCCGAAAGCAGATCAAATGGTGCGGGTCCAGCCGACCCGTGGAGGGAAAGGGGGCAAAACAGTGACTGTGATTCGTGGCTTGGAACTCGAACCGGATGGCTTCAAGGCCTTACTGAAAAAACTGAAGAGCCGAATCGGCAGCGGCGGCACCACCAAAGACGGCGTGATCGAACTGCAGGGAGACCAGGTGGATTTGAGCCTGACCCTGCTCATGCAAGAGGGCTACCGACCAAAACGGGCGGGTGGTTAA
- the bchM gene encoding magnesium protoporphyrin IX methyltransferase, giving the protein MDSDQLLEQTQAEKQEVKGYFETTGFDRWNRIYSESDNVNKVQRNIRIGHQKTVDEVLAWIEKSGELNNASFCDAGCGVGSLSLPLAAMGAGSIQASDISEAMAKEADRRARENGLDMAKLNFFASDLESLSGSFHTVCCLDVFIHYPQKPAEEMVKHLCGLTEQRLIVSFAPYTPLLALLKSIGELFPGPSKTTRAYTLKEDGIVKAAESCGFQLVRRSLNKAPFYFSRLIEFSKK; this is encoded by the coding sequence ATGGACTCCGATCAGCTCCTGGAGCAGACGCAGGCTGAGAAGCAAGAAGTCAAGGGTTACTTCGAAACCACAGGATTTGATCGCTGGAATCGCATCTACAGCGAAAGCGACAACGTCAACAAAGTGCAGCGCAACATCCGCATCGGCCATCAAAAGACCGTGGATGAGGTGCTGGCCTGGATTGAGAAGAGCGGCGAACTCAACAACGCGAGCTTCTGTGATGCCGGCTGCGGCGTCGGCAGCCTCAGTTTGCCGCTGGCTGCCATGGGAGCCGGTTCCATTCAAGCCAGCGATATTTCAGAGGCCATGGCGAAGGAAGCCGATCGCCGCGCACGGGAGAACGGTCTCGACATGGCCAAATTGAACTTCTTTGCCAGTGATTTAGAGAGCCTTAGCGGCTCTTTTCACACCGTGTGCTGCCTGGATGTATTCATCCACTACCCCCAGAAACCGGCCGAGGAGATGGTGAAGCATCTCTGCGGGCTCACAGAGCAGCGACTCATTGTGAGCTTTGCCCCTTACACACCGCTGCTGGCGCTTTTAAAAAGCATCGGTGAGCTGTTCCCAGGCCCAAGCAAAACCACCCGGGCTTACACCCTCAAAGAAGACGGCATCGTAAAAGCAGCTGAATCTTGCGGCTTTCAGTTGGTGCGTCGCAGCCTAAACAAGGCCCCTTTCTACTTCTCTCGCTTGATCGAATTCAGCAAGAAATAG
- the hrcA gene encoding heat-inducible transcriptional repressor HrcA produces MKPLSRRQEQVLQATVHHYVDTMEPVGSRTLVQRFSMPASSATIRSAMGALEQRGLLTQPHTSSGRIPSALGYRHYVDCLLPEPAATVLHLERELTGLSLGWAALDDLLLQLARRLTDFTGLMSLITRPKRTQPQLEAIRLVQSGERLLVMLVENSGHASHLNLRLPHATSDELDAIERWTEEQLRAGVLNWEKLPTQLQRSGDVLRHALEHPSISLAPTTLVHGLSRLVAEPEFQSAQDLGPLLQLIDDEPTALISPGAEARVFIGQEHPQSALEACSVVQAPYRCGQEGTGHVALIGPMRMAYATACSAVERVARHLELLLS; encoded by the coding sequence ATGAAGCCTTTATCGCGTCGTCAAGAGCAAGTGCTGCAGGCCACGGTGCATCACTACGTCGACACGATGGAGCCGGTGGGAAGCCGAACGCTGGTACAACGCTTCTCGATGCCAGCCAGCTCAGCCACCATTCGCTCAGCGATGGGTGCCTTGGAACAACGTGGACTGCTCACCCAACCCCATACATCCTCTGGCCGGATTCCAAGCGCCCTGGGATATCGCCATTACGTGGACTGCCTCCTCCCGGAACCTGCAGCCACCGTCCTGCACTTGGAACGGGAACTCACGGGACTCAGCCTTGGCTGGGCCGCCCTCGATGATCTGCTCCTGCAGCTCGCGCGCCGACTGACTGATTTCACCGGTTTAATGAGCCTCATCACCCGACCAAAGCGGACACAACCTCAGCTCGAAGCGATTCGTCTCGTGCAAAGCGGCGAACGGTTACTGGTGATGCTGGTGGAAAACAGCGGTCACGCCAGTCATCTGAATTTGCGGCTGCCCCATGCAACGAGTGATGAGCTGGATGCCATCGAACGCTGGACAGAAGAGCAATTGCGAGCGGGGGTCCTGAACTGGGAGAAATTGCCCACCCAACTCCAACGGAGTGGCGATGTGCTGCGTCATGCCCTCGAACATCCCTCGATCTCGCTCGCACCAACAACCTTGGTGCACGGTTTATCACGACTGGTCGCCGAACCAGAATTCCAAAGCGCCCAAGACCTTGGCCCCTTGCTTCAGCTCATCGACGATGAGCCCACGGCCCTGATCAGCCCTGGTGCTGAAGCGCGGGTGTTCATCGGCCAAGAGCATCCCCAATCCGCGCTTGAGGCCTGTTCTGTGGTGCAGGCTCCGTACCGATGTGGACAAGAGGGAACTGGCCACGTGGCCCTCATTGGACCCATGCGAATGGCTTACGCCACGGCATGTTCCGCAGTGGAGCGTGTCGCTCGCCACCTGGAGCTACTGCTCAGCTGA
- a CDS encoding AI-2E family transporter yields the protein MNAWPAWFRIGLVLPVIGLNVFVLKRVLVQFAPFPGLFITAALIAFLLDIPCRWLMGRGLPRLPAITVVVLLTAGLLAFAVVELLPLLIVQLSQLISAAPSLLTAAEQGINQGQAWAIAHGLPADFADLSSDLVSQISRVATQLSQRLLSILGATVGTSINTVIVLVLAVFLLLGSDSITAGLAQWLPARWRELVTTTLGRTFRGYFAGQVVLALILSGGQLLVFTVLEIPYGVLFAVLIGFSTLIPYASALTIVFVSAILGVQDPRTGLELLAAAIAVGQIVDQVIQPRLMGSIVGLQPAWLLIALPVGARLAGILGLGELLGLLLAVPVASCIKTLADAARSDLDSPDVTQPESLPCPAEP from the coding sequence GTGAACGCTTGGCCCGCCTGGTTTCGGATTGGTCTGGTGCTTCCCGTGATCGGGTTGAACGTGTTTGTGCTCAAACGGGTGCTGGTGCAGTTCGCCCCATTTCCAGGCCTGTTTATTACGGCAGCGTTGATCGCCTTTTTGTTGGACATCCCCTGCCGATGGCTGATGGGGCGTGGTTTGCCGCGCTTACCGGCAATCACTGTGGTGGTTTTGCTCACCGCGGGATTGCTTGCGTTCGCGGTCGTTGAGCTCTTGCCTTTGCTAATCGTGCAGCTCAGCCAATTGATTAGTGCTGCACCGTCGTTACTCACTGCCGCTGAACAGGGCATTAACCAAGGGCAGGCATGGGCCATTGCCCATGGGCTCCCTGCAGACTTTGCAGATCTCAGCAGCGACTTGGTCTCTCAAATCAGTCGGGTGGCGACCCAGCTCAGCCAACGCTTGCTCAGCATCCTTGGGGCCACCGTCGGCACGTCGATCAACACCGTGATCGTGTTGGTGTTGGCGGTGTTCCTGCTTCTGGGGTCCGACTCGATTACGGCTGGTCTCGCCCAGTGGTTGCCAGCTCGATGGCGCGAGCTGGTGACCACCACGCTGGGTCGAACCTTTCGTGGGTATTTCGCTGGTCAGGTGGTCTTGGCCTTGATCCTCAGCGGGGGCCAGCTCTTGGTGTTCACCGTTTTGGAGATCCCCTATGGAGTGTTGTTCGCCGTGTTGATCGGCTTCAGCACCCTCATTCCCTATGCCAGTGCTCTCACGATTGTGTTTGTGAGCGCCATCCTTGGGGTGCAGGACCCTCGCACGGGGTTGGAGCTCCTCGCCGCCGCCATTGCGGTCGGCCAAATTGTGGATCAGGTGATTCAGCCCCGATTAATGGGCAGCATTGTGGGCTTGCAACCTGCCTGGCTCCTGATTGCTCTCCCGGTCGGTGCCCGATTGGCTGGGATTCTTGGTTTGGGAGAACTGCTGGGGTTGCTGTTGGCGGTGCCGGTGGCCAGCTGCATCAAAACGCTGGCCGACGCAGCACGCTCGGATCTGGACTCGCCGGACGTCACGCAGCCGGAATCACTCCCTTGTCCTGCAGAGCCTTAA
- a CDS encoding N-acetylglucosamine-6-phosphate deacetylase: MRRITNVRLPAPLGGATKRQHWLDLNIEGVVTALGPMGSGTSQAENNWNGDWISPRGIDLQINGGLGLAFPELTPHDLPRLMELLDLLWSDGVEAIAPTLVTCGIKPLRNALAVLREARTQHRAGRCRLLGAHLEGPFLAESRRGAHPREHLASPTLTALETRINGFESEISLMTLAPELVGADAVIQRLRELGITVALGHSAANANTAGQAFSQGVGMLTHAFNAMPGLHHRAPGPVGEACRNGNIALGLIADGVHVDPTMAVLLQRLAPSQIVLVSDALAPYGLADGTHRWDERTLLVTNGTCRLEDGTLAGVTLPQLEGVKRLARWSKEIGPAIWSATIAPRQVIQSTCNIQEALLGQPLSDLLRWTQNADGDLQWANAA, encoded by the coding sequence ATGCGACGGATCACCAATGTGCGCCTCCCCGCACCCTTGGGTGGTGCGACAAAACGTCAGCACTGGCTGGACCTCAACATCGAGGGAGTCGTGACCGCTTTGGGTCCCATGGGCTCGGGGACATCTCAGGCAGAGAACAACTGGAACGGCGACTGGATCAGCCCCCGTGGCATCGATTTACAAATCAATGGGGGCTTGGGCTTGGCCTTCCCCGAACTGACACCCCATGACCTACCGCGACTCATGGAGCTGCTGGATTTGCTCTGGAGCGATGGCGTCGAAGCGATTGCCCCAACCTTGGTGACTTGCGGAATCAAGCCCCTTCGCAATGCCCTCGCCGTTTTACGAGAAGCCAGGACGCAGCATCGCGCTGGTCGCTGTCGACTTTTGGGGGCCCACCTTGAAGGTCCATTTCTGGCGGAATCACGCCGGGGCGCCCATCCACGGGAGCACCTGGCCAGCCCAACCCTCACGGCCTTGGAGACACGCATCAACGGCTTCGAATCCGAGATTTCCTTGATGACCCTGGCCCCAGAACTGGTGGGAGCCGATGCAGTGATTCAGCGGCTGAGGGAGTTGGGGATCACGGTGGCCCTCGGGCATAGCGCCGCCAACGCAAACACCGCTGGCCAAGCGTTCAGCCAGGGGGTGGGCATGCTGACCCATGCTTTTAATGCCATGCCAGGCCTCCATCACCGCGCGCCGGGCCCAGTCGGCGAAGCCTGTCGAAACGGCAACATCGCCCTAGGACTGATCGCCGATGGCGTGCATGTCGACCCCACGATGGCGGTGTTGCTGCAACGACTTGCCCCAAGCCAAATCGTGCTGGTGAGCGATGCCCTGGCGCCCTATGGGCTCGCCGATGGAACCCATCGCTGGGATGAACGAACCCTGCTCGTGACGAATGGAACGTGCCGCCTGGAGGATGGAACCTTGGCGGGGGTAACACTGCCGCAGCTCGAAGGGGTAAAACGCCTTGCCCGCTGGAGCAAGGAGATTGGGCCAGCGATTTGGAGCGCCACGATTGCTCCTCGCCAGGTGATCCAATCCACTTGCAACATCCAAGAGGCATTACTCGGACAACCGTTATCAGACCTCCTGCGATGGACACAAAACGCTGACGGTGATTTGCAGTGGGCCAACGCTGCTTAG
- the cysC gene encoding adenylyl-sulfate kinase: protein MTASTPKATNIVWHEASVDRAARADKRGHRSAILWFTGLSGSGKSTLANAVNAALFERGLATYVLDGDNVRHGLCKDLGFSDADREENIRRIGEVAKLFLDAGVIVLTAFVSPFRADRDKARDLVEEGDFFEIFCAADLDVCESRDPKGLYAKARSGAIKEFTGISSPYEAPDTPELKIDTGAQELAESVEVVIKALQDKGVIPAA from the coding sequence ATGACCGCGTCCACCCCCAAGGCCACCAACATCGTCTGGCATGAGGCCTCAGTCGATCGGGCCGCCAGGGCGGATAAACGCGGCCATCGCAGCGCCATTCTTTGGTTCACAGGGCTCTCTGGCTCTGGCAAAAGCACCCTGGCCAATGCAGTGAATGCTGCGTTATTTGAGCGCGGGCTTGCCACCTATGTGCTGGACGGTGACAACGTTCGCCATGGCCTCTGCAAAGACTTGGGCTTTTCCGACGCCGACCGTGAAGAAAATATTCGCCGTATCGGCGAAGTGGCGAAATTATTCCTCGATGCAGGCGTGATCGTTCTCACCGCTTTTGTGTCGCCGTTCCGGGCCGACCGTGACAAAGCACGCGACCTCGTGGAGGAAGGGGATTTTTTCGAGATTTTCTGCGCGGCGGATTTAGACGTTTGCGAATCCCGCGATCCCAAGGGTCTGTATGCAAAGGCCCGCTCAGGCGCCATTAAAGAATTCACAGGTATCTCAAGCCCTTACGAGGCTCCTGATACCCCAGAGCTGAAGATCGACACGGGCGCTCAAGAACTGGCGGAATCGGTGGAGGTGGTGATTAAGGCTCTGCAGGACAAGGGAGTGATTCCGGCTGCGTGA
- a CDS encoding rhodanese-like domain-containing protein yields the protein MSLVQPRPISAPDLQLWLQGDAPSPRVLDVREAQELMMAKFPTDVLHLPLSASSEWIETLQSRLVPNQPVVVLCHAGVRSHHFGLWLLDQAWGLEVWNLEGGIDAWSTQVDDTVPRY from the coding sequence ATGAGCCTTGTCCAACCACGTCCGATCAGCGCCCCTGACCTACAGCTTTGGCTCCAGGGAGATGCGCCTTCACCACGGGTTTTGGATGTGCGAGAAGCCCAAGAATTGATGATGGCCAAATTTCCCACCGACGTGCTGCACTTGCCTTTAAGTGCGTCGTCTGAATGGATCGAAACACTGCAATCGCGGCTTGTACCCAACCAACCCGTCGTGGTGCTTTGTCATGCCGGTGTGCGCAGCCATCACTTCGGTCTATGGCTCCTCGATCAAGCCTGGGGCCTAGAGGTTTGGAATCTGGAGGGGGGCATCGACGCCTGGAGTACCCAGGTGGATGACACCGTCCCCCGCTACTGA
- the purE gene encoding 5-(carboxyamino)imidazole ribonucleotide mutase: MAVSPESDVTTPSCSARVAVVMGSDSDLPTMEPAAAILRQLGVTVEVRVLSAHRTPLEMVAFAEQARGRGFRVIVAGAGGAAHLPGMVAALTTLPVIGVPVQSRALSGVDSLHSIVQMPAGIPVATVAIGGGLNAGLLAAQILASSDDDLTQRLADYRSSLHDAVVAKDARLLDLGSSAYLEQMS; the protein is encoded by the coding sequence ATGGCAGTCTCGCCGGAATCTGACGTGACAACACCCTCTTGTTCTGCCCGTGTTGCCGTGGTGATGGGCAGCGATTCCGATCTGCCAACGATGGAACCGGCCGCCGCGATCTTGCGGCAGCTCGGCGTCACGGTCGAGGTGCGGGTGTTATCAGCCCATCGAACCCCTCTGGAAATGGTGGCCTTTGCGGAGCAAGCCCGCGGACGTGGCTTCCGCGTCATCGTTGCCGGTGCCGGTGGTGCGGCCCACCTCCCTGGCATGGTGGCCGCTCTCACGACTCTGCCGGTTATTGGAGTGCCTGTGCAGAGCCGTGCTTTGTCGGGGGTGGATTCACTGCATTCGATTGTGCAGATGCCCGCTGGTATCCCTGTGGCCACGGTGGCGATTGGAGGGGGGCTTAACGCAGGTTTGTTGGCGGCGCAGATCTTGGCCAGCTCCGATGACGACTTGACCCAGCGGCTAGCGGACTACCGCAGCAGCCTGCACGATGCAGTGGTGGCAAAAGACGCGCGCCTCCTCGATCTGGGCAGCAGCGCTTATTTGGAGCAAATGAGCTGA
- the trpB gene encoding tryptophan synthase subunit beta yields MTSTLPKASQPDPSSLQPAARPGAHGRFGRFGGQYVPETLMPALAELEQAAAQAWADPAFTGELNHLLKTYVGRATPLYEAERLTTHYRRDDGGPRIWLKREDLNHTGAHKINNALGQALLALRMGKKRIIAETGAGQHGVATATVCARFGLDCVIYMGAEDMRRQALNVFRMRLLGATVEPVTAGSATLKDATSEAIRDWVTNVETTHYILGSVAGPHPYPMLVRDFHAVIGQEAKQQCQEAFGRLPDVLMACVGGGSNAMGLFHPFVQDTTVRLIGVEAAGDGVNTPRHAATITEGRAGVLHGAMSLLLQDSDGQVQEAHSISAGLDYPGVGPEHSYLKEIGRAEYAAVTDEQALNALRLVSELEGIIPALETAHAFAWLEQLCPTLPQGCEVVINCSGRGDKDVNTVAEKLGDKL; encoded by the coding sequence GTGACCAGCACTCTGCCGAAAGCCTCCCAACCGGATCCCTCCAGCCTCCAGCCGGCAGCCCGCCCAGGCGCCCATGGACGTTTTGGACGCTTTGGTGGCCAGTACGTCCCAGAAACTCTGATGCCAGCCTTGGCGGAGTTGGAGCAGGCGGCAGCTCAAGCGTGGGCAGACCCAGCGTTCACCGGGGAACTCAACCATCTCCTCAAAACCTACGTGGGTCGTGCCACCCCCCTCTATGAAGCGGAACGACTGACCACCCATTACCGCCGCGATGATGGTGGCCCACGCATTTGGCTGAAGCGTGAGGATCTGAACCACACCGGTGCTCACAAAATCAATAATGCCCTCGGTCAGGCGCTTTTGGCCCTGCGGATGGGCAAAAAACGAATCATCGCGGAAACAGGGGCTGGCCAGCACGGTGTGGCTACAGCAACCGTTTGCGCTCGATTCGGCCTCGATTGTGTGATTTATATGGGCGCGGAGGACATGCGCCGACAAGCTCTCAATGTGTTCCGTATGCGTCTTCTTGGCGCCACGGTGGAACCGGTGACAGCAGGGTCAGCCACGTTGAAGGACGCCACAAGTGAGGCGATTCGCGACTGGGTGACCAACGTGGAAACCACCCACTACATCCTCGGTTCTGTCGCTGGTCCCCATCCCTATCCAATGCTGGTGCGCGATTTTCACGCGGTCATTGGCCAGGAAGCCAAACAGCAGTGCCAGGAAGCCTTTGGTCGCCTGCCAGATGTGTTGATGGCCTGTGTGGGAGGGGGGTCGAATGCCATGGGGTTGTTCCATCCGTTTGTGCAAGACACCACGGTTCGTCTCATTGGCGTAGAGGCCGCCGGTGACGGTGTGAATACGCCCCGTCATGCCGCCACCATCACCGAAGGCCGGGCGGGGGTTTTGCATGGGGCGATGAGCTTGCTGTTGCAAGACAGTGATGGCCAGGTGCAAGAAGCCCATTCGATTAGTGCCGGTTTGGACTACCCCGGAGTTGGCCCTGAGCACAGCTATCTCAAAGAGATTGGCCGGGCTGAATACGCCGCAGTCACCGACGAACAAGCCCTTAATGCGTTGCGTTTGGTGAGTGAGTTAGAGGGAATTATTCCCGCCCTCGAAACAGCCCATGCCTTTGCTTGGTTGGAGCAGCTCTGCCCAACCCTGCCCCAGGGTTGTGAAGTGGTGATCAACTGTTCGGGTCGTGGCGATAAAGATGTGAACACAGTCGCTGAGAAGCTCGGCGACAAGCTCTGA